Proteins encoded in a region of the Fusobacterium sp. genome:
- a CDS encoding HU family DNA-binding protein yields MTEKEFLTLYQKKRGLKSLNEAKEKVNTFWDILFEALEKNESVSFRGWGVFEKKVVPARRIMNINTKKIQYSTPRKTVKFRTGSNLSLRINEEKK; encoded by the coding sequence ATGACAGAAAAAGAATTTTTAACTTTATATCAAAAAAAAAGAGGATTAAAAAGTCTAAATGAAGCGAAAGAAAAAGTAAATACATTCTGGGATATATTATTTGAAGCACTTGAAAAAAATGAATCTGTAAGTTTCAGAGGGTGGGGGGTATTTGAAAAGAAAGTGGTTCCTGCCAGAAGAATTATGAATATAAATACCAAGAAAATACAATATTCAACACCTAGAAAAACAGTTAAATTCAGGACAGGAAGTAATCTTTCTTTAAGAATCAATGAAGAAAAAAAATAG
- a CDS encoding single-stranded DNA-binding protein — protein MNLVVLTGRLTRDPELKFGQSGKAYSRFSLAVDRPFQKGEADFINCVAFGKTAELIGEYLRKGRKVGVTGRLQMNRYEANGEKRTSYDVLVENIEFLEAKGSGDSAGYEPHDYAAAPASAPKTSVKESEEAPFDDDDEFPF, from the coding sequence ATGAACTTAGTCGTTTTAACTGGAAGATTAACTAGAGATCCTGAATTAAAATTTGGGCAAAGTGGGAAAGCATATTCTAGATTTTCACTTGCAGTAGATAGACCATTCCAAAAAGGTGAAGCTGATTTTATAAATTGTGTTGCTTTTGGAAAAACTGCTGAACTTATAGGTGAATATTTAAGAAAAGGAAGAAAGGTTGGAGTAACTGGAAGACTTCAAATGAATAGATATGAAGCAAATGGAGAAAAAAGAACAAGTTATGATGTACTTGTAGAAAATATAGAATTCTTAGAAGCCAAAGGTTCTGGAGATTCTGCTGGTTATGAGCCACATGACTATGCTGCTGCTCCTGCATCAGCTCCTAAAACATCTGTAAAAGAATCTGAAGAAGCTCCATTTGATGATGATGACGAATTCCCATTCTAG